The following coding sequences lie in one Longimicrobium sp. genomic window:
- a CDS encoding GNAT family N-acetyltransferase, translated as MDRPEAPELRLVEVVDERTPLARAAFELIHDSMWDVAPLDYQLAELEETRRGLAEGGDFHLLALVDEEGEPAAAACGVYLEAVNAGFITYLAVREDLRNRRLGRELRAHLVEAFRAEARRKRGADLAWVVGEVRRESPWLRTLVQGGRAIAFDVPYFHPWLPLRAEGRYVLYREPITDRRAELPSAEVAALLRAIWQRAYGIRSPLQRDTFHYMLRHLEGRATIGADPGFAPPGS; from the coding sequence ATGGACCGTCCTGAGGCGCCGGAGCTCCGCCTGGTGGAGGTGGTGGACGAGCGGACGCCGCTGGCCCGGGCGGCCTTCGAGCTGATCCACGACTCGATGTGGGACGTGGCGCCGCTGGACTACCAGCTGGCCGAGCTGGAGGAGACGCGGCGCGGGCTGGCCGAGGGCGGCGACTTCCACCTGCTGGCGCTGGTGGACGAGGAGGGCGAGCCGGCGGCCGCGGCGTGCGGGGTGTACCTGGAGGCGGTGAACGCGGGGTTCATCACCTACCTGGCCGTGCGCGAGGACCTGCGCAACCGGCGGCTGGGGCGCGAGCTGCGCGCGCACCTGGTGGAGGCGTTCCGGGCCGAGGCGCGCCGGAAGCGGGGCGCGGACCTGGCCTGGGTGGTGGGCGAGGTGCGCCGCGAGAGCCCCTGGCTGCGCACGCTGGTCCAGGGCGGCCGCGCGATCGCTTTCGACGTGCCGTACTTCCACCCCTGGCTCCCGCTGCGCGCCGAGGGTCGGTACGTGCTCTACCGCGAGCCCATCACCGACCGGCGCGCGGAGCTGCCGTCCGCCGAGGTGGCCGCGCTGCTGCGGGCGATCTGGCAGCGCGCCTACGGCATCCGCTCTCCCCTCCAACGCGACACCTTCCACTACATGCTCCGCCACCTCGAAGGCCGTGCCACCATCGGCGCGGACCCGGGGTTCGCGCCGCCTGGTTCCTGA